GGCCGAATCGCCGGGTGAGCCGGCCAAGATCCTCAGCGTCAAAAAAATCTGGGATCAGGCGCCCTACAATGCGTTCACTGACTTGGTGCGGTTCAAGGAGCAATGGTTCTGCGTCTTCCGCGAAGGGGCAGAACACGTTTCCAAAGTGGGATCGTTGCGCGTCTTGAAATCGATCGACGGAGAAAACTGGGAATCGGCCGCGCTGATTACTTCCGAGACGGCCGATCTGCGGGATGCGAAAATATCGGTGACGCCTGACGGCAAACTTTGCCTAGCAGCCGCTGGCGCGATGCATCAGCCGGCTGCAGCCAAGCATCAATCGTATGTCTGGTATTCGAAAGATGGCAGCAAGTGGAGCGATGCGATTGAAGTCGGCGATCCCAACTTTTGGCTGTGGCGCGTAACGTGGCATAATGGAGTCGCCTATGGAGTCGGCTATAGCACGATGCTTCCCAGAGCGGCACGATTTTACAAAAGCGAAGATGGCAAGACCTTTAAACAGGTGGGAGAAGATTTCGCCATTGAAGGCTACATGAATGAGACGGGACTGGTATTTCAGGAAGATGGAACGGCGCTTTGCTTGATTCGCCGTGACGGCGATCCAAGTGA
The nucleotide sequence above comes from Blastopirellula sp. J2-11. Encoded proteins:
- a CDS encoding exo-alpha-sialidase, with product MLRTSYFGLAIGLALIMLTTMVEAESPGEPAKILSVKKIWDQAPYNAFTDLVRFKEQWFCVFREGAEHVSKVGSLRVLKSIDGENWESAALITSETADLRDAKISVTPDGKLCLAAAGAMHQPAAAKHQSYVWYSKDGSKWSDAIEVGDPNFWLWRVTWHNGVAYGVGYSTMLPRAARFYKSEDGKTFKQVGEDFAIEGYMNETGLVFQEDGTALCLIRRDGDPSDALLGTSKAPYTDWTWKSVGEYVGGPQMIQLEDGRFIVGGRKKIGGSKTQLWRLDPTTAKLTKLATLPSGGDNSYPGLVFQDGKLWVSYFSSHEGKTSIYLAQVELPAT